A genomic stretch from Longimicrobium sp. includes:
- a CDS encoding TonB family protein, with translation MFNKLVASGGAKKSFWTAKTVAASVALHGLLVAGAVAANQGYDPTAKKAEELVDYVEVEEKKEEPKPEEPKPEEPEPPPPEPEKAAPPVVKGFQELQPPMEPPKDIPAVDPNQQAVKVEDFSGEGKAGGVKDGVEKGVAQPVQEREQPADQGVYDISSVEVKPSLSNSSDVQRALERNYPPLLRDAGVGGTVQLSFRVNEDGRVDPTTIEVVSSDNEQFSEAAKKVVERMRFRPAKVNDRPVKVLVQLPITFQPQS, from the coding sequence ATGTTCAACAAGCTGGTCGCATCCGGCGGCGCGAAGAAGAGCTTCTGGACGGCGAAGACCGTCGCAGCCTCGGTCGCCCTGCACGGGCTGCTCGTCGCGGGCGCGGTCGCGGCCAACCAGGGGTACGACCCCACCGCCAAGAAGGCCGAGGAGCTCGTCGACTACGTGGAGGTCGAGGAGAAGAAGGAGGAGCCGAAGCCGGAAGAGCCGAAGCCGGAAGAGCCCGAACCGCCCCCGCCGGAGCCCGAGAAGGCCGCTCCCCCGGTGGTGAAGGGCTTCCAGGAGCTCCAGCCCCCCATGGAGCCGCCCAAGGACATCCCGGCCGTGGACCCCAACCAGCAGGCGGTCAAGGTCGAGGACTTCAGCGGCGAGGGGAAGGCCGGCGGCGTGAAGGACGGCGTGGAGAAGGGCGTGGCGCAGCCCGTTCAGGAGCGCGAGCAGCCAGCGGACCAGGGGGTGTACGACATCTCCTCGGTGGAGGTGAAGCCCTCGCTCTCCAACAGCAGCGACGTGCAGCGCGCGCTGGAGCGGAACTACCCGCCCCTGCTGCGCGACGCCGGAGTGGGCGGCACGGTGCAGCTCAGCTTCCGCGTGAACGAGGACGGCCGCGTGGACCCCACGACCATCGAGGTCGTGTCCAGCGACAACGAGCAGTTCTCCGAGGCGGCCAAGAAGGTGGTGGAGCGCATGCGCTTCCGCCCGGCCAAGGTGAACGACCGTCCGGTGAAGGTGCTGGTGCAGCTCCCCATCACCTTCCAGCCGCAGTCCTGA
- a CDS encoding MBL fold metallo-hydrolase: MEVLHTEAPGVVRVDLRWMGMAKQVASYLVSDGGELAVVDCGPGSTLPALLDGVRAAGHDPAAITHVLLTHVHLDHAGAAGELLRVAPGARLYVHPRGARHLAGPSRLLTSAARIYGDRMEVLWGTMLPVPEERMTVLHDGEQVRVGRRTLRALDTPGHAVHHHAYHDPDAGLLFSGDAGGIRLDGAPYVRPPTPPPDIDVPAWRRSIARMREAGASVILPAHFGGTGDVAWHLDDLEARLADWDGWSGRELAAGADLESLTDALRHKAHAEVAAATGSDDLARAYEAAVPTEMMAAGLARWHAAGA, encoded by the coding sequence ATGGAAGTGCTGCACACGGAAGCACCAGGGGTGGTGCGGGTGGACCTGCGCTGGATGGGGATGGCGAAGCAGGTGGCCTCGTACCTGGTGTCCGACGGCGGGGAGCTGGCGGTGGTGGACTGCGGGCCGGGGAGCACCCTGCCCGCGCTCCTGGACGGCGTGCGCGCGGCCGGGCACGATCCGGCCGCGATCACGCACGTCCTCCTCACGCACGTCCACCTGGACCACGCGGGTGCGGCGGGCGAGCTCCTGCGTGTGGCGCCAGGCGCCCGCCTGTACGTGCACCCGCGCGGAGCCCGCCACCTCGCCGGCCCCTCGCGCCTCCTCACCAGCGCCGCGCGCATCTACGGGGACCGGATGGAGGTGCTCTGGGGGACGATGCTCCCCGTGCCCGAGGAGCGCATGACCGTGCTGCACGATGGCGAGCAGGTGCGCGTGGGGCGGCGCACGCTGCGCGCGCTCGACACGCCGGGCCACGCCGTGCACCACCACGCGTACCACGACCCGGATGCCGGCCTCCTCTTCAGCGGCGACGCCGGGGGCATCCGGCTGGACGGCGCTCCCTACGTGCGCCCGCCCACCCCGCCGCCGGACATCGACGTCCCCGCCTGGCGCCGCAGCATCGCACGGATGCGGGAGGCGGGCGCGAGCGTCATCCTCCCCGCGCATTTCGGCGGGACGGGAGACGTGGCGTGGCACCTGGACGACCTAGAGGCGCGCCTGGCCGACTGGGATGGCTGGTCCGGCCGCGAGCTGGCAGCGGGAGCGGATCTCGAGTCGCTCACCGATGCCCTCCGCCACAAGGCCCACGCCGAGGTCGCCGCCGCTACCGGGAGCGACGACCTGGCCCGCGCCTACGAGGCCGCGGTGCCCACGGAGATGATGGCGGCAGGGCTCGCACGCTGGCACGCGGCCGGTGCGTGA
- a CDS encoding stage II sporulation protein M — translation MSTSTVQRLHDRQVDVETPEHVAIGYELADLGSRFTALLIDRLILLLAQAGVFLAGVLIWRSAGGEGDLFSGVGLATAIAAYFVLQWGYFILYEGLRDGQTPGKRWMGLRVVQDGGYPVTLEGAAVRNLMRLIDVQPIPSCIVGGLAMTLHPQTKRLGDMAAGTVVVRDRGQRIPEEEAPAAAVQGPPRLSDKELAALSMFVERRRDLDPAVRGQLARTLVARLARPLAEDPRRTLLAAEDFLIAARDDEVARRHAAGAGGIAGSAQATALVRRQRPEWDEYARLLEGAQKDGLRKLDEATVSRFASLYRGVAADLARARTYGGSPELLYALERSVGAGHNLLYRAPSRSWQRFRGWVGSSFPALVRRLWKPIVLASILFYLPGVLSFAYVRGDPAHARELVGAEMMARAEEAAAKEARGEGYVEVPEVMMPAMASGLVSNNVQVTFLAFAGGLLAGLGTVWVLVFNGVSLGSVAAVFANHGQSLHLWTFVLPHGVVELTAICIAGGAGLWLGSALLLPGRMTRREALVVRGREAVSLICGTALLLLVAGMIEGFISPSRLPREFKLGFAALVAVVLFAYLGGAGRRLAR, via the coding sequence ATGTCCACCAGCACCGTGCAGCGCCTCCACGACCGCCAGGTGGACGTCGAGACGCCGGAGCACGTCGCCATCGGCTACGAGCTGGCCGACCTCGGGTCGCGCTTCACCGCGCTGCTCATCGACCGCCTCATCCTGCTGCTGGCCCAGGCCGGGGTGTTCCTGGCCGGGGTCCTGATCTGGAGGTCGGCGGGCGGAGAGGGGGACCTGTTCTCCGGAGTGGGGCTAGCGACCGCCATCGCCGCGTACTTCGTGCTCCAGTGGGGCTACTTCATCCTGTACGAAGGGCTGCGCGACGGGCAGACGCCGGGCAAGCGGTGGATGGGGCTCCGGGTGGTGCAGGACGGCGGCTACCCCGTGACGCTGGAAGGGGCCGCCGTGCGCAACCTGATGCGCCTCATCGACGTGCAGCCGATTCCGTCGTGCATCGTGGGCGGGCTGGCGATGACGCTCCATCCGCAGACCAAGCGCCTCGGCGACATGGCGGCGGGGACCGTGGTGGTGCGCGACCGCGGCCAGCGCATCCCCGAGGAGGAGGCCCCGGCCGCCGCCGTGCAGGGCCCGCCGCGCCTTTCGGACAAGGAGCTCGCCGCCCTATCCATGTTCGTGGAGCGGCGGCGCGACCTGGACCCGGCGGTGCGCGGGCAGCTCGCCCGCACGCTGGTGGCGCGCCTGGCGCGTCCGCTGGCGGAGGACCCGCGGCGCACCTTGCTGGCGGCCGAGGACTTCCTGATCGCCGCCCGCGACGACGAGGTGGCGCGGCGCCACGCGGCCGGCGCGGGGGGAATCGCGGGATCGGCGCAGGCCACCGCCCTGGTTCGGCGCCAGCGGCCGGAGTGGGACGAGTACGCCCGCCTGCTGGAGGGCGCGCAGAAAGACGGCCTCCGCAAGCTGGACGAGGCGACGGTGTCGCGCTTCGCCTCGCTGTACCGCGGGGTGGCGGCGGACCTGGCGCGCGCCCGCACCTACGGCGGCTCCCCCGAGCTGCTCTACGCGCTGGAGCGCAGCGTGGGCGCGGGCCACAACCTCCTCTACCGCGCCCCGTCGCGGTCGTGGCAGCGGTTCCGCGGATGGGTGGGTTCCAGCTTCCCCGCCCTGGTGCGCCGCCTGTGGAAGCCGATCGTGCTGGCCTCCATCCTCTTCTACCTCCCCGGCGTCCTGTCCTTTGCCTACGTCCGCGGCGACCCCGCCCACGCCCGCGAACTGGTCGGCGCCGAGATGATGGCGCGCGCGGAGGAGGCCGCGGCCAAGGAGGCGCGCGGCGAGGGCTACGTGGAGGTGCCGGAGGTGATGATGCCGGCGATGGCCAGCGGCCTCGTCTCCAACAACGTGCAGGTGACCTTTCTGGCGTTCGCGGGCGGGCTGCTGGCGGGGCTGGGGACGGTGTGGGTGCTGGTGTTCAACGGGGTGAGCCTGGGCTCCGTGGCGGCCGTCTTCGCCAACCACGGGCAGAGCCTGCACCTGTGGACCTTTGTCCTGCCGCACGGCGTCGTGGAGCTGACGGCCATCTGCATCGCCGGCGGCGCCGGGCTGTGGCTGGGCTCGGCGCTGCTGCTCCCCGGCCGCATGACGCGGCGCGAGGCGCTGGTGGTGCGCGGCCGCGAGGCCGTCTCGCTCATCTGCGGCACCGCGCTGCTCCTGCTGGTCGCGGGGATGATCGAAGGCTTCATCTCCCCCTCCCGGCTCCCGCGCGAGTTCAAGCTCGGCTTCGCGGCGCTGGTGGCGGTGGTGCTGTTCGCGTACCTGGGGGGTGCGGGGCGGCGCCTGGCGCGGTAG
- a CDS encoding SPFH domain-containing protein translates to MAFWKDFIKTELIDIVEWLDDSSDTLVHRFVRHENEIKNGAQLIVRPGQAAVFVDQGQIADIFAPGRYELKTENLPVLSTLRGWKYGFDSPFKAEVYFVTTRQITNRKWGTKNPVMMRDADFGPVRLRAFGSYSIKVAEPGKLIAEIVGTNGHFTVDEIADQLRDMVTSRFTDALGEAKIPALDLASNYDEIGDRLIARMQPEFSAYGLELTKLLVENISLPEEVEKMLDRRTSMGVLGDLNAYTQFQTANAIEKAAGNPGGGASEGMGMGMGFAMANRMANSMGGAPAGAPAGAPPPLPAQTAYFVAVSGAQTGPHGLDALRQQAASGTLTRESLVWMQGMPAWTPAAEVPELAALFAASPPPLP, encoded by the coding sequence ATGGCCTTCTGGAAGGACTTCATCAAGACCGAGCTGATCGACATCGTCGAATGGCTGGACGACAGCAGCGACACGCTGGTCCATCGCTTCGTCCGCCACGAGAACGAGATCAAGAACGGCGCGCAGCTCATCGTCCGCCCCGGCCAGGCCGCGGTGTTCGTGGACCAGGGCCAGATCGCCGACATCTTCGCCCCCGGCCGCTACGAGCTGAAGACGGAGAACCTCCCGGTGCTGTCCACCCTGCGCGGGTGGAAGTACGGCTTCGACTCGCCGTTCAAGGCGGAGGTGTACTTCGTGACCACGCGGCAGATCACCAACCGCAAGTGGGGCACAAAGAACCCGGTGATGATGCGGGACGCCGACTTCGGCCCCGTGCGTCTGCGCGCGTTCGGCTCGTACTCCATCAAGGTGGCCGAGCCCGGCAAGCTGATCGCCGAGATCGTGGGGACCAACGGCCACTTCACGGTGGACGAGATCGCGGACCAGCTGCGCGACATGGTGACCTCGCGCTTCACAGACGCGCTGGGCGAGGCCAAGATCCCGGCGCTGGACCTGGCCTCCAACTACGACGAGATCGGCGACCGGCTGATCGCGCGGATGCAGCCCGAGTTCTCGGCCTACGGGCTGGAGCTCACCAAGCTGCTGGTGGAGAACATCTCGCTCCCCGAAGAGGTGGAGAAGATGCTCGACCGCCGCACCAGCATGGGCGTGCTGGGCGACCTCAACGCCTACACGCAGTTCCAAACGGCGAACGCCATCGAGAAGGCGGCCGGCAATCCCGGCGGCGGCGCGTCGGAGGGGATGGGGATGGGTATGGGCTTCGCCATGGCCAACCGCATGGCGAACTCGATGGGCGGCGCCCCCGCCGGCGCCCCCGCGGGTGCGCCGCCGCCGCTCCCGGCGCAGACGGCCTACTTCGTCGCCGTGAGCGGCGCGCAGACGGGGCCGCACGGCCTGGACGCCCTTCGCCAGCAGGCCGCCAGCGGCACGCTGACGCGCGAAAGCCTGGTCTGGATGCAGGGAATGCCCGCCTGGACCCCCGCCGCGGAGGTCCCGGAGCTGGCCGCCCTCTTCGCCGCCTCGCCCCCGCCGCTGCCGTAG
- a CDS encoding DUF72 domain-containing protein: MIRYGPAGWSYKDWAGIVYPAKKPRGFDELQYIAEYFSAVEINSTFYRPATEKTARSWVARVEHRPDFRFTAKLYQRFTHQRKSAWTADEVREVRAGMDPILESGRMGALLLQFPWSFRRTDENREWLDDVATTFKDFPLVLEVRHESWNTAAFFAALADWGIGFVNIDQPLFGDSIAPSAHATSRVGYVRVHGRNYQDWFRDNAEPHERYDYLYPARELEPWAGRVAEIAGQPAAEDVYVVTNNHFRGKAVTNALMLQSMVEGKKVPAPAGLFPEYGEVLEPYAEPGEPGG, translated from the coding sequence ATGATCCGCTACGGACCCGCGGGGTGGTCGTACAAGGACTGGGCGGGGATCGTGTACCCGGCGAAGAAGCCGCGCGGCTTCGACGAGCTCCAGTACATCGCGGAGTACTTCTCGGCGGTGGAGATCAACTCCACCTTCTACCGCCCGGCCACGGAGAAGACGGCGCGCAGCTGGGTGGCGCGGGTGGAGCACCGGCCGGACTTCCGCTTCACGGCCAAGCTCTACCAGCGCTTCACCCACCAGCGCAAGAGCGCGTGGACGGCGGACGAGGTGCGCGAGGTGCGCGCCGGGATGGACCCGATCCTGGAATCGGGGCGGATGGGGGCGCTCCTCCTCCAGTTCCCCTGGTCGTTCCGGCGCACGGACGAAAACCGGGAGTGGCTGGACGACGTGGCGACCACCTTCAAGGATTTCCCTCTTGTTCTGGAGGTGCGGCACGAGAGCTGGAACACGGCGGCGTTCTTTGCGGCGCTGGCGGACTGGGGGATCGGCTTCGTGAACATCGACCAGCCGCTCTTTGGCGACTCCATCGCCCCCAGCGCCCACGCTACCTCGCGCGTGGGGTACGTGCGGGTGCACGGAAGGAACTACCAGGACTGGTTCCGCGACAATGCCGAGCCGCACGAGCGCTACGACTACCTTTACCCCGCCCGCGAGTTGGAGCCGTGGGCCGGCCGCGTCGCCGAGATCGCCGGGCAGCCCGCCGCCGAGGACGTGTACGTGGTCACCAACAACCACTTCCGCGGCAAGGCCGTCACCAACGCGCTGATGCTGCAGTCGATGGTGGAGGGGAAAAAGGTGCCCGCGCCCGCCGGCCTGTTCCCGGAGTATGGCGAAGTGCTGGAGCCGTATGCGGAGCCGGGCGAGCCGGGCGGTTGA
- a CDS encoding acyl-CoA dehydrogenase family protein yields the protein MPDAMPSLTRQLFTGTIDDSILFPYPRITDDEDRRVTAFLDELRAYLDANLDREWIDEHEQIPAEVMEGLKRIGLFGISLPTEYGGMGLSQSAYCRVFEFVTGYDVGLAIVLGVHLSIGIKGIQLAGTDEQKRLYLPRAATGEWFASFALTEPEAGSDANGIRTRAVLSEDGRHWVLNGDKIWIGNGSFSEVIVAFAQTPVERNGEMVDRVTAFILRPDMPGYERGKVLRKMGARGSNQTELHFRDVHVPVENVLGEVGEGFKLAMRILNSGRQGLSAGAAGGVKQCLRMATEFAKERRQFGKAIAEYELIQGKLAAMAADAYSAESVAYLTTGLADRCDVDYALESAAAKVWNSDALDRAVDELVQITGGRGFVKPYPYERMYRDARITRIFEGTNEILRLFVGLSGMQEPGEYLNAIGKALREPVKQFGLLSEFATERVRLALGGGEPEIAREVHPSLRRHFDYLVDHTRDLRVATERMIRRHGREIVDRQFVVTRIADMAVELYVRAAVLSRTQALLEAHDGGAAEAPPLTSTRERLDAEGVARLLRLCDLACQRSGLRFRTAREALTDGRDALLRTVAGDVIG from the coding sequence ATGCCCGACGCAATGCCCTCGCTGACCCGGCAGCTCTTCACCGGGACGATCGACGACTCGATCCTCTTCCCCTACCCCCGCATCACCGACGACGAGGACCGGCGGGTCACCGCCTTCCTCGACGAGCTGCGCGCGTACCTGGACGCCAACCTCGACCGCGAGTGGATCGACGAGCACGAACAGATCCCCGCCGAGGTGATGGAGGGGCTCAAGCGCATCGGCCTCTTCGGCATCTCGCTTCCCACGGAGTACGGCGGAATGGGGCTGTCGCAGAGCGCGTACTGCCGCGTATTCGAGTTCGTCACCGGCTACGACGTGGGGCTCGCCATCGTGCTGGGCGTGCACCTATCGATAGGCATCAAGGGGATCCAGCTCGCGGGGACGGACGAGCAGAAGCGCCTCTACCTTCCCAGGGCCGCGACGGGGGAGTGGTTCGCCTCCTTCGCCCTCACCGAGCCGGAGGCGGGGAGCGACGCCAACGGCATCCGCACGCGCGCGGTCCTATCGGAGGACGGCAGGCACTGGGTGCTGAACGGCGACAAGATCTGGATCGGCAACGGGTCGTTCAGCGAGGTGATCGTCGCCTTCGCGCAGACGCCGGTGGAGAGGAACGGCGAGATGGTGGACCGCGTGACCGCCTTCATCCTGCGCCCTGACATGCCGGGCTACGAGCGCGGCAAGGTGCTGCGCAAGATGGGCGCGCGCGGCTCCAACCAGACCGAGCTCCACTTCCGCGACGTGCACGTGCCGGTGGAGAACGTGCTGGGCGAAGTGGGCGAGGGGTTCAAGCTGGCGATGCGCATCCTCAACTCGGGCCGCCAGGGGCTGAGCGCGGGCGCGGCGGGCGGGGTCAAGCAGTGCCTGCGGATGGCCACCGAGTTCGCAAAGGAGCGGCGGCAGTTCGGCAAGGCCATCGCCGAGTACGAGCTGATCCAGGGGAAGCTGGCCGCCATGGCCGCCGACGCCTACTCGGCCGAGAGCGTGGCGTACCTCACCACCGGCCTCGCCGACCGCTGCGACGTGGACTACGCGCTGGAATCGGCGGCGGCCAAGGTGTGGAACAGCGACGCCCTGGATCGCGCCGTGGACGAGCTGGTGCAGATCACGGGCGGGCGCGGCTTCGTGAAGCCGTACCCCTACGAGCGGATGTACCGCGACGCGCGCATCACCCGCATCTTCGAGGGGACCAACGAGATCCTGCGCCTCTTCGTGGGGCTGAGCGGCATGCAGGAGCCGGGGGAGTACCTCAATGCGATCGGCAAGGCGCTGCGCGAGCCGGTGAAGCAGTTCGGTCTCCTCAGCGAGTTCGCCACCGAGCGGGTGCGGCTGGCGCTGGGCGGCGGCGAGCCGGAGATCGCGCGCGAGGTGCACCCATCGCTGCGCCGCCACTTCGACTACCTGGTGGACCACACCCGCGATCTGCGCGTGGCTACCGAGCGGATGATCCGCCGCCACGGCCGCGAGATCGTCGACCGGCAGTTCGTGGTGACGCGCATCGCGGACATGGCGGTGGAGCTGTACGTGCGCGCCGCCGTCCTCTCGCGCACGCAGGCGCTGCTGGAGGCGCACGACGGCGGTGCAGCCGAAGCCCCTCCGCTCACCAGCACCCGCGAGCGTCTGGACGCGGAGGGCGTTGCGCGCCTCCTGCGCCTGTGCGACCTGGCGTGCCAGCGCTCGGGCCTGCGCTTCCGCACCGCCCGCGAGGCCCTCACCGACGGCCGCGATGCCCTGTTGCGCACGGTGGCGGGGGATGTGATCGGGTAG
- a CDS encoding response regulator, with protein sequence MASPTILLVEDNPDNRAIYGTILRHFGYQVAEAETGEDGIRVAREIGPSLILMDVAMPGMDGWEATRILKGDPATASIPVIALTAHAMSEDRKRAEDVGCDGYLSKPVEPRRVVQEVERLLAAASSPGE encoded by the coding sequence ATGGCATCACCGACCATTCTCCTGGTTGAGGACAACCCGGACAACCGCGCCATCTACGGAACGATCCTTCGCCACTTCGGCTACCAGGTGGCCGAGGCGGAGACGGGCGAGGACGGCATCCGCGTGGCGCGCGAGATCGGCCCTTCGCTGATCCTGATGGACGTGGCGATGCCGGGGATGGACGGCTGGGAGGCGACCCGCATCCTCAAGGGCGACCCGGCCACCGCATCGATCCCCGTGATCGCGCTCACCGCCCACGCCATGTCCGAGGACCGCAAGCGCGCCGAGGACGTCGGCTGCGACGGCTACCTGAGCAAGCCCGTGGAGCCGCGTCGAGTGGTGCAGGAGGTGGAGCGGCTGCTGGCGGCGGCATCGAGCCCGGGCGAGTAA
- a CDS encoding PQQ-dependent dehydrogenase, methanol/ethanol family has translation MMRTARRASALLALAAVAACASRPPDWPVTETSKPMTAFNEAMRGSAPPVTQGVDGERIRRARSEPQNWLTYYGAYDGQRYSSLDQINTSTVRGLRPAWNFQFAPIGLMATPATYSWEAAPIVVDGVMFISGYDGYVWALDAATGEMLWQYKHEIPLDVPLCCGNVNRGVAVAGGRVFLATINGYVVALDATNGRLVWQKAFADVRAGESATLAPLVVKNLVIVGSSGAEYGVRGHIDAFDQATGNRVWRRYNVPKPGEPGSESWPAEAWARGGGTAWITGTYDPELDLLYWGTGNPGPVFDGGPRPGNNLYTSSVVAIDPDDGALRWHYQWTPHDVWDYDGVNENILFEHGGRRLLGHFDRNGYFFVLDRTNGRLVRAAPFARATWGTIDGTTGRVTPRLIPTPEGTEICPGPAGAKEWPHASYSPQTGLFYVPVIDVCARFKRGPVHFRESMFYLGGEADVRSYEQTGYVKAIDVNGREVWSWRGEHPMVASMLSTAGGLVFTGEPNGRFNAWDARTGAMVWSYQTGNGIHSNPVTYSVRGKQYIAVPTGWGGWLEGYAPEMYGAPRGSALFVFALP, from the coding sequence ATGATGCGAACCGCCCGACGCGCCTCCGCGCTCCTCGCTCTCGCTGCCGTTGCCGCCTGCGCCAGCAGGCCGCCCGACTGGCCGGTGACGGAAACCAGCAAGCCGATGACGGCCTTCAACGAGGCGATGCGCGGCTCGGCCCCGCCCGTCACACAGGGGGTGGACGGCGAGCGCATCCGCCGCGCGCGCTCCGAGCCGCAGAACTGGCTCACCTACTACGGCGCCTACGACGGCCAGCGCTACAGCTCGCTCGACCAGATCAACACCTCCACCGTACGCGGCCTGCGCCCCGCCTGGAACTTCCAGTTCGCGCCGATCGGGTTGATGGCCACCCCCGCCACCTACTCGTGGGAGGCGGCGCCCATCGTGGTGGACGGGGTGATGTTCATCTCCGGCTACGATGGCTACGTGTGGGCGCTGGACGCCGCCACGGGCGAGATGCTCTGGCAGTACAAGCACGAGATCCCGCTGGACGTCCCCCTCTGCTGCGGCAACGTGAACCGTGGCGTGGCGGTGGCCGGAGGGCGCGTTTTCCTGGCGACGATCAACGGCTACGTGGTGGCGCTCGATGCCACGAACGGGCGCCTCGTGTGGCAGAAGGCGTTCGCCGACGTGCGCGCGGGGGAGAGCGCGACGCTGGCGCCGCTGGTGGTCAAGAACCTGGTGATCGTGGGGAGCTCGGGCGCGGAGTACGGGGTGCGCGGCCACATCGACGCCTTCGACCAGGCCACGGGAAACCGCGTGTGGCGCCGCTACAACGTCCCCAAGCCGGGCGAGCCGGGCTCCGAGTCGTGGCCCGCCGAGGCGTGGGCGCGCGGCGGCGGCACCGCCTGGATCACCGGCACCTACGACCCCGAGCTCGACCTCCTCTACTGGGGCACGGGGAACCCGGGGCCGGTGTTCGACGGCGGCCCACGCCCGGGCAACAACCTGTACACCAGCTCGGTCGTCGCCATCGACCCGGACGACGGCGCCCTTCGCTGGCACTACCAGTGGACGCCGCACGACGTGTGGGACTACGACGGCGTCAACGAGAACATCCTCTTCGAGCACGGCGGACGGCGGCTGCTGGGGCACTTCGACCGCAACGGCTACTTCTTCGTCCTGGACCGCACCAACGGCCGGCTGGTGCGCGCGGCCCCTTTTGCCCGCGCCACCTGGGGCACCATCGACGGCACCACGGGCCGCGTCACCCCGCGCCTGATCCCCACGCCCGAGGGCACGGAGATCTGCCCGGGGCCGGCGGGCGCAAAGGAGTGGCCGCACGCTTCGTACAGCCCGCAGACGGGGCTCTTCTACGTTCCCGTGATCGACGTGTGCGCCCGCTTCAAGCGCGGCCCCGTCCACTTCCGCGAGAGCATGTTCTACCTCGGCGGCGAGGCGGACGTGCGCAGCTACGAGCAGACGGGGTACGTGAAGGCGATCGACGTCAACGGGCGCGAGGTGTGGTCGTGGCGCGGCGAGCACCCGATGGTGGCGTCGATGCTGAGCACCGCGGGCGGGCTGGTGTTCACCGGCGAGCCCAACGGCCGCTTCAACGCCTGGGACGCGCGCACCGGTGCCATGGTGTGGAGCTACCAGACGGGCAACGGCATCCACAGCAACCCGGTCACCTACAGCGTGCGCGGCAAGCAGTACATCGCCGTGCCCACCGGCTGGGGCGGCTGGCTGGAGGGCTACGCGCCGGAGATGTACGGCGCGCCGCGGGGGAGCGCCCTGTTCGTGTTCGCGCTGCCGTGA
- a CDS encoding MSMEG_3727 family PQQ-associated protein, whose product MPRKRLHRVLLPLLAAVALSSCEYLKLLRPSVLKQLNPRVVRLVNELPRVDDPNEEVVARLFAHGGLDRAKVGSDGVMRATVRVPKGEYIWYPAIVVMPRGGELELDFYNEDPFSYHAAFLPNAGNRHALFLPVGSRGRARIRLDQPGLYWFGCPVANHAPRGMLGLIMVSGEVPPEAKLDRPRQPRH is encoded by the coding sequence ATGCCGCGCAAACGCCTTCACCGCGTGCTGCTGCCCCTGCTGGCGGCCGTGGCCCTCTCGTCCTGCGAGTACCTCAAGCTGCTGAGGCCCAGCGTGCTCAAGCAGCTCAACCCGCGCGTGGTGCGGCTGGTCAACGAGCTTCCGCGGGTGGACGATCCCAACGAGGAGGTCGTCGCGCGGCTGTTCGCGCACGGGGGGCTGGACCGCGCCAAGGTAGGGAGCGACGGGGTGATGCGCGCCACGGTGCGCGTGCCCAAGGGCGAGTACATCTGGTACCCCGCCATCGTGGTGATGCCGCGCGGGGGTGAGCTGGAGCTGGACTTCTACAACGAGGACCCCTTCTCGTACCACGCCGCGTTCCTCCCCAACGCGGGGAACCGGCACGCGCTCTTTCTGCCCGTTGGCTCGCGCGGACGGGCGCGCATCCGGCTCGACCAGCCGGGGCTCTACTGGTTCGGGTGCCCCGTGGCCAACCATGCCCCGCGCGGCATGCTGGGGCTGATCATGGTGAGCGGCGAAGTCCCCCCGGAAGCGAAGCTGGATCGTCCCCGGCAGCCCCGGCACTGA